Proteins from a genomic interval of Pseudodesulfovibrio nedwellii:
- the ispE gene encoding 4-(cytidine 5'-diphospho)-2-C-methyl-D-erythritol kinase, protein MRNRLLNPATLVASAKINLHLEIIGLREDGYHELRTLFFPVDTPCDLIKIEPGHDEHFYIRCPEKPELETTSNLMYTAWKRFGEATGFHPGIFVTLTKNIPMGGGLGGGSSDAAAMLTWLNTEAGDKGLSQEAMLSLAASLGADVPFFLMDGPAWATGIGDKLEPASVTLSGMTLLIACPDIEVSTPWAFSAWDKKNNATKVHQSLTTRESDTKTPSPVSPREMTNDFEPVVFEKHPRLQEIKEKIMTSGAETAAMSGSGASLFGLYQNRDTAMIAAKALEKDGIEIFTMDCR, encoded by the coding sequence ATGAGGAATAGACTATTGAATCCTGCCACACTCGTAGCTTCGGCCAAAATCAACCTGCATCTGGAAATCATTGGGCTGCGTGAAGACGGTTATCACGAACTGCGTACTCTGTTCTTTCCTGTGGATACACCGTGTGATCTTATCAAGATCGAACCTGGCCATGACGAACATTTTTACATTCGCTGCCCGGAAAAACCGGAACTCGAGACGACTTCAAATCTCATGTATACGGCATGGAAACGGTTCGGCGAAGCTACTGGGTTTCATCCCGGTATTTTCGTCACACTGACAAAAAATATCCCCATGGGCGGCGGACTTGGTGGCGGCAGCTCCGATGCCGCAGCCATGCTCACATGGCTCAACACCGAAGCAGGAGACAAAGGGCTTTCACAAGAAGCCATGCTCTCGCTGGCTGCATCGCTGGGGGCAGACGTTCCTTTCTTTCTCATGGATGGTCCGGCCTGGGCCACAGGCATCGGGGACAAGCTCGAACCAGCGTCCGTAACTTTATCAGGAATGACGCTCCTAATAGCTTGCCCCGACATTGAAGTTTCCACTCCATGGGCATTCTCGGCTTGGGATAAAAAAAACAACGCAACAAAGGTTCACCAATCCTTGACAACCCGAGAATCTGATACTAAGACTCCATCTCCCGTTTCGCCCAGAGAAATGACAAACGACTTTGAACCTGTTGTCTTCGAAAAACATCCAAGACTACAGGAAATAAAGGAAAAAATCATGACCTCAGGGGCAGAAACAGCCGCGATGAGCGGGTCTGGAGCTTCTTTGTTTGGCCTTTACCAAAACAGAGACACAGCAATGATTGCTGCAAAAGCTCTCGAAAAAGACGGAATTGAAATTTTCACGATGGATTGTCGATAG